TTTCATGGGTCcccctggccgccatcttcaagtCAGAACACTGTTTGCTACGTCTCGCCAGGACTGATTAATACCGTAAACGGCAGCTCCTTTATATGCCGCGGAAAACCAAAAGTGTGTGGGCCAGAAGCCATCGCTGCAGCCCCCTATCCCCTGTGTAGATGGAGCCATCCGTTGAAGAAACCAATCTTTGGGATATTTTACGGGATAAAATTACCGTAATCTAGTCGTGACCTACAGACAAAAATGCGTTTTGTAAAATATGGAAATGGCACTGTTTGATGCATGGTTTCACAGAAATGAGCGAGAGGTATAGATCCCATGGAAATATAAAATGCTGAAGTGCAGTTGTTTTCAGGCGTATCCATATGTTGCTAATCAGCTGAAGTGAACATGGTGGACTACAGTAAATggaaagacattgaaatatctgacTTTGAGGATGATACACATATTAATATTGACACGTCATCGTTATTCCGATGGAGATATCAGGCACGAATAGAACACATGGAAGAGCAAAGACGATAGAAGGAATAAACTGGAAATGGtagaacaacaaatgaaaataaaacacagaaaataaaaaattgactaaagtgaaaggaatgagaaagaaaatttgCATAAGCTGAAACTAGCTCTTCTATCCATGGAGCGTTGATGCCATAGGTAAACCAGGATTCGTCAGAACCGTAATAAACACAGCTCCAAAACCAAAACGAGAAGTTTTGTCTGAAGAGGAACAAGGAAAACGTTTGAAAGAACAATTTGCGAAATATGAAAAGTTCATAAAGATTTCTGAAATGCTGTGTTTCCTGAAGGACCATCCAGAACATGTAAGTGAACATACAGCAAATTATTTGGTTACTTGGTGCATTCGTTTGGAGATGGAGGAGAAACATGACCTAATGTATCATGTGGCTCACCTACGTATCTGTATTTAGCACATACAGGAATGACACAAAAACTAGATATTAAGGCACGAGAATGTACTGGATCCTGTTTTATTGAGATAACTGAAAGGAATGTAAAACGCCATTTGATGATTAATTCTACTCATTCAGAGAAATGATTCAGGCAAGAGCAACTATGAAACGGAAGACCGCTCTGGCTGAAGCCGAAGAAGAGGAACGTAAAGCAAGACTTGCCTCAGGAGGATTTAATATACTGAAAATATTAGAAACCCTCTCAAGACAATTGGAAAAGTGTTTTGAAGGTCAAGATGTAAGACTACTTCAACAAATAAATCTGAACGTGCCTGAACAAGAAGCACAGTACCACATGAAACGCTGCATAGGTTCTGGATTTGTGGGTTCCAGATACAAAAAAAAGAATCTACAGAAAGAGAAACTACAGCTTCTGATGGCCATTAAGTTGTTTTGAAATAGTGTTaaacttaaaatatttcatgtgttttcatGAATGTAAGTAATATTAAAGTACTTACGCAAATATTATAAGGCAAATATTGAATATCAGTCAATAACATTTAGTTGCAGAGATAAAGATATTTCTGATTTAAAGATAAATGTCTGTTTGTGATTTATTTGTCTTACTACAAAAGCAGACAATGTTTGACATACTGTAATCAGAGCTAAATACatactaaaacaaaattaaattaaaagtggAAAAGTGCCATATTCCAAATCCAAATGTCTCGTGTTCTATGTCCAGTCATTCACATTAGTTTTATctatcacttatcacttctttctcgAATGGAATCTTTGTTGCTGTGAAAAGTGACGAATCGGGACGTGTTTGGAAATCCACGTTTAACTTTAGATTTCCCTGTAGCTGGCTGGGTAAGACAATTCAAAAGTCGGAGGAGGCAattgcataccacctccaacaggaccacgaCTATTCAAGTGTTGTGGGGTTCAAAGGTATCTTTGGAATGAAGGTTGCTTGACTTCAATAGAGCATCAGCCTAACCTAGGATTTCGCACGAAATTCTAGTCTAACGTTTTACTCTTTGAAAACCCTTCTTGTCTTTGAAGACACGCTCACATCATACACTGTGGTGACAGGACTCATGAGAtaactcctaatgtcgtgtcggaccctcCTTTCACCGGGTGTATTTCCGTACCTTGACGTGGCATAGCCTGAAATAGTCGTTCGAAGTACCCTGCAAAACTATTgcgacatgctgcctctatagtcgttcataactgttaaagtagttccggtgcaggattttcttcaCAACTGACTTTTCAATTACGTCCAATTCATACTGGATGGGCGATCTAgctgccgaatcattcgctcgaattgtcctgaattttTCTCAAACTAATCGCAAAAAGTTGTGGCCGGTGATGTAGCCTTTGtcgtccataaaatttccatcgtttttCATGAACATGAAATTCataaatgggtgcaaatggtctgcaagaagCCGAACGTAATGATTTTCAATCAACTGtcggttcattccatgtaaacataacccATACCAATACAGAACCACCATcaccttgctcagtgccttgttgaccgaTTAGGTCCATACTCTGGTGTCTACAAGACACccaaaccctaccgtcagctcttaccaattgaaatcgggacttataTGAACAGGCTACTGTGTACCAGTCGTCTAAGatccaacccatatggtcacggggccaggagaggcgctgcaggcgatatcgtgcagttagcaaaggcattcgtgccGGTCATCTGCTGAcagagcccattaacgcctaatGTCACCACACTgttatatgttcgtcgtacgtctcaggttgatttctgaggttatttgacgctgtgttgcttgtccgcCAACACGGACAAAACTACGCAAAAGCCGCTACTCTGtccatggtgagacgtaatgcctgaaatttggttttctctgcaCATTCTAGATACTGCTGAtgtaggaatactgaattccgtaacgatttccgaaatgaaattccCATGAGTCCAGCTCCAATTACagttccacgttcagagtctgttaattcccgtcgtgcggccacagccacctcggaaactttttcacatgaatcacctgaggaaTACTCTGCTccataacgatttcagaaatggaatgtcccaagcgtctagctctagtttccattccgcattcaaagcctgTCGTACCGTCCCAGTCACGTCGGTAACCTTATTACACGAaatacctgagtacagatgacagcgccgccaatatacttcccttttatacgttgtgtaggcGATACGACCGCCTTCTGTATGTGTGTATA
This portion of the Schistocerca serialis cubense isolate TAMUIC-IGC-003099 chromosome 3, iqSchSeri2.2, whole genome shotgun sequence genome encodes:
- the LOC126471096 gene encoding hsp90 co-chaperone Cdc37-like; translation: MVDYSKWKDIEISDFEDDTHINIDTSSLFRWRYQLFYPWSVDAIGKPGFVRTVINTAPKPKREVLSEEEQGKRLKEQFAKYEKFIKISEMLCFLKDHPEHVSEHTANYLVTWCIRLEMEEKHDLIEMIQARATMKRKTALAEAEEEERKARLASGGFNILKILETLSRQLEKCFEGQDVRLLQQINLNVPEQEAQYHMKRCIGSGFVGSRYKKKNLQKEKLQLLMAIKLF